A genomic segment from Malus domestica chromosome 05, GDT2T_hap1 encodes:
- the LOC139195961 gene encoding uncharacterized protein: MAKEHVRGRNWTFDEDIALCLAWISVSEDGAVGTNQNIKDLWGKIVDKFHENSNAGRREAGGVYDRCKIINKACTLWKGSLERAMVDMPSGRGVSEIGDKAMAIYKTRTTPKNQAFKLHHAWNILKIVRGEESMRINNVEDYFIMKPHLQMMSMKV; encoded by the exons atggcaaaagagcatgttagaggtcgtaattggacctttgacgaagatattgctttatgtttggcATGGATTTCTGTTAGTGAAGATGGTGCCGTCGGCACCAATCAAAATATAAAGGATTTGTGGGGTAAAATCGTtgataagttccatgaaaactcCAACGCCGGTCGAAGGGAAGctggtggtgtttatgatcggtgcaagattatcaacaaagcgtgcactttgtggaagggaagcttggagagagccATGGTTGACATGCCTAGTGGAAGGGGCGTCTCAGAAATT ggtgacaaagcaatggcaatttacaagacaagaactacaccaaaaaatcaagcttttaaGTTGCATCATGCTTGGAACATCCTCAAGATTGTCCGAGGTGAGGAATCAATGCGAATCAACAATGTGGAAGATTATTTCATAATGAAGCCCCACCTCCAAATGATGTCAATGAAGGTGTGA